The genomic DNA GCCGCGCGCGCCCGCGAGCTCTTGAGCGAGGCGGGCCACGAGCGGGTGGCCGTGGAGCTCATGGTCGCCAACAGTCCTATCAGCGTTCAGACGGGTGAGGTGATCCAGGCTATGGTCTCCGAGGCGGGGTTTGACGTGAGTTTACGTCCGACCGAGTTTGCCAGCGCCCTCAACCTTCAGGAGGAAGGCCAGTACGACGCCTTTCAGGTGGGCTGGTCGGGGCGCCTCGATCCGGACGGCAACATCCACCAGTACCACACCTGCGAAGGCAGCCTCAACCAGTCGGGCTACTGCGATGAGGAAGTCGACCGCCTGCTGAACAGGGCCCGCACCGTCACTGCTTTTGAGGAGCGCCATGAGGCCTACCGCGACGCCGCGCTCATCTACTTGCCCGCGCGCAGCATCATCTACCTCTTCCACCAGAACCTGTTCTTTCCCCACAGCAACCGCCTGGAAGGTTTCCAGGCCTATCCCGACGGGCTGATTCGCCTCAAGGGCGTCAGCGTCGGCTAAGCTCTCTGAGGATGGCTGGATTGGGTCGCGTACCCATCCAGCCGTCCCTTCAGCGCTCGAGAGCCTCAACCCCTAGGGGACGTTCATGTTGCTGCAGTTTATCGTCAAGCGCCTGCTGACCGCCATACCGACCCTGCTCATCGTCACGGTGATGGTCTTTGGCATTCAGCGCCTCTTGCCCGGTGACCCGGCGCTGGCCCTGGCGGGAGAAGAGCGCGACCCGGCGGTGCTCGAGTTCATCCGCGACCGCTACCGGCTCAACGACCCCGTCCCGGTGCAGTACGGCGCCTGGCTCCTGCAGGTGGTGCAGGGCAATTTGGGCGAGTCCATCCGTACCCGCCAGCCCGTCACTGAGCTGATCTTCGAGAAGCTGCCGGTGACCGTCCAGCTGGGCGTGATGAGCATCATCGTGGCGATTGCCATCGCCATTCCCGCGGGGGTGATCGCGGCGGTGCGCCGGGGCAGCCTGGCCGACCACGCTAGCACGCTCTTTGCCTTGACCGGCCTGTCGGTGCCCAACTTCTGGCTGGGCATCATGATGATCTTGCTCGTTTCGGTGCAGCTCAGGCTCTTGCCGGCCTCGGGCTACGTCAGCTTCGCCGAGGACCCTGTAGAGAACATACGGCGGATGATCATGCCCGCCCTGGTCTTGGGCACCGGGTTGGCGGCGGTCTTGATGCGGCAGACGCGCAGCGCCATGCTCGAGGTCTTGAAGCAGGACTATGTGCGCACGGCTGCCGCCAAGGGGCTGCGTCCGAGCACGGTCGTCTTGCGCCACGCCCTGCGCAACGGCCTGATCCCGGTGATCACCATCATCGGCCTGCAGATGGGCGCGCTCTTCAGCGGCGCGGTGCTCACCGAGCAGGTCTTCAGCATTCCCGGCTTCGGCAGGCTGATCGTCGACGCCGTCTTCAACCGCGACTACGCGGTGGTCCAAGGCGTGGTGCTCTTTACCGCGACCATGTATATCGCCATCAACTTTCTCGTCGATATCACCTATGCGGTGATCGACCCGCGCATTCAGGTGGGCGGTAGCCAGTGATCGGTACGGCGCGGGCCCGTACCGCCCA from Deinococcota bacterium includes the following:
- a CDS encoding ABC transporter permease, which produces MLQFIVKRLLTAIPTLLIVTVMVFGIQRLLPGDPALALAGEERDPAVLEFIRDRYRLNDPVPVQYGAWLLQVVQGNLGESIRTRQPVTELIFEKLPVTVQLGVMSIIVAIAIAIPAGVIAAVRRGSLADHASTLFALTGLSVPNFWLGIMMILLVSVQLRLLPASGYVSFAEDPVENIRRMIMPALVLGTGLAAVLMRQTRSAMLEVLKQDYVRTAAAKGLRPSTVVLRHALRNGLIPVITIIGLQMGALFSGAVLTEQVFSIPGFGRLIVDAVFNRDYAVVQGVVLFTATMYIAINFLVDITYAVIDPRIQVGGSQ